CCATGTGGCGGTGCCGCGTCCCCTGGCGGACGCGGCACCGCCATGTGCCGACGCCCCGGGTGAGGACTCGCCCGTCATGCCGCAGAGGCCTCTTCCAGGGGGAAGTGGCAGGCGGCTCCGTGGAGCGGCGCACCGGGCGGTGGCGCGGGCACGGTCTCGGCGCACAGGTCCCGCACGCGCGGGCACCGGGTCCGGAACCGGCATCCGGAGGGCGGGTCGGCCGGTGACGGGAGCTCACCGGTGAGCACGATGCGCTGCCTCGGACGCCCGACGGCCGCGGGGGAGGGCGCGGCGGACAGGAGCGCCTCGGTGTACGGGTGACGCGGTCGCTCGTAGACCTCCTCCGTGGCGCCCGTCTCCACGATCTTGCCGAGGTACATCACGGCGACCCGGTCGGCCAGGTGCCGCACCACCGACAGGTCGTGCGAGATGAACACGTACGACAGGCCCAGCTCGTCCCGCAGGTCGCACAGGAGGTTGAGCACCTGCGCCTGCACCGACAGGTCCAGCGCGGAGACGGGCTCGTCGCAGACGATCACCTCGGGCTCCAGTGCCAGGGCGCGGGCGATCCCGATCCGCTGCCGCTGCCCTCCGGAGAACTCGTGCGGAAGGCGACGCGCGTCCGAGGCGCGCAGGCCGACCATCTCCAGCAGCGCGGCCACGCGCGCCGCGCGCCGCGGTCCGGGCACGAGGGACCGGTGGGTCAGCCAGGGCTCCCCGATGAGCTCCGCGGCGGTGAGGCGGGGGTTGAGCGAACCGAACGGATCCTGGAAGACCATCTGCACCTTGCGCCGCCAGGCCAGAAGTTCCGCGCCCGACAGCGCGAAGGGGTCGGCGCCTCCGTAGCGGACGCTGCCCGCGTCGGGTCGCTCCAGCCGCAGCAGGACCCGGGCCAGCGTGGACTTGCCGCAGCCGGACTCACCGACGAGGCCGAGGGTCTCCCCGCGGGCCAGGGTGAGGTCCACCCCGTCCAGTGCCCGTAGCCGCCTGCCGCCCCGCAGGGTCCGCCGGACGGCGAAGCTCTTGGCCAGACCGGTGGCCTCGAGCAGTGCCTCGTGCTCAGGCATCGGCCAGTTCCTTCCCGTAGTGGCAGGCGGCGGCCCGGCCGGCTCCGGTGCCGGTCAGTGCGGGCCGGTGCGTGGCGCAGCGCTCCCGGGCCAGGGGACAGCGCGTACGGAACGCGCAACCCGCCGGGACGGCGCCCGGGTCCGGAGGGCCGCCGGGAATGGAACGCAACCGTGCCCCCCGGTGCTGCTCTGCCGGGACCGACTCCAACAAGCCCCGGGTGTAGGGATGGTGAGGCTTGCCGAACACCTCCGCCACCGGCCCGGTCTCCACGACGGCGCCCGCGTACATGACGGCGACCCGGTCCGCGTGCTCGGCGGCGAGCCCGAGGTCGTGCGTGATCAGGACGAGCGCCGTGCGCTGCTCGCCGCGCAACTCGGCGAGAAGGTCCATGATCTGGGCCTGCACGGTCACGTCCAGAGCAGTCGTGGGCTCGTCGGCGATCAGTACCTTGGGCCGCAAGGCGACCGCCGTCGCGATCAGCAGACGCTGCCGCATGCCCCCGGAGAACTGGTGCGGATAGGCGTCCGCCCGGGAGCGGGCCTCGGGGATGCCCACGCGTTCCATCAGCTCCACCGCTCTGGCCCGCGCCGCCCGCCGGGGCATGCCCTCGTGGATGCGGAACGGCTCGGCGAGCTGCGTGCCGACGGTGAGGACGGGGTTGAGCGCGCTGAGCGCGTCCTGGAAGACCATGGCCAGATGCCGGCCGGCCAGCCTGCGCCTGGCCCGCGGGCCGAGCCCGAGCAGGTTCACGCCGTCGAGGCGCACCTGCCCGCCCGTCACCTCCGCGACCGGGTCGAGCAGCCCGGCGACAGCGTGCGCGGTCATGCTCTTGCCGCAGCCCGACTCGCCCAGTAGCGCGAGCGTCTCGCCCTGCCGCACGGTGAAGCCGACCCCGCGGACCACCTGGACGGGCCCGGCCGGGGTGTGAACGTCGACGGACAGATCCTCGACGGCCAGGACGGCCGTGTCCGCCGGGCGGGTGCCGCTCCCCGCCGCGGAACGCTCCCGCTCGCGACGCGTTGTCC
This is a stretch of genomic DNA from Streptomyces hawaiiensis. It encodes these proteins:
- a CDS encoding ABC transporter ATP-binding protein; the encoded protein is MPEHEALLEATGLAKSFAVRRTLRGGRRLRALDGVDLTLARGETLGLVGESGCGKSTLARVLLRLERPDAGSVRYGGADPFALSGAELLAWRRKVQMVFQDPFGSLNPRLTAAELIGEPWLTHRSLVPGPRRAARVAALLEMVGLRASDARRLPHEFSGGQRQRIGIARALALEPEVIVCDEPVSALDLSVQAQVLNLLCDLRDELGLSYVFISHDLSVVRHLADRVAVMYLGKIVETGATEEVYERPRHPYTEALLSAAPSPAAVGRPRQRIVLTGELPSPADPPSGCRFRTRCPRVRDLCAETVPAPPPGAPLHGAACHFPLEEASAA
- a CDS encoding dipeptide/oligopeptide/nickel ABC transporter permease/ATP-binding protein, which translates into the protein MLDTSEAGAPAVRRRWFALLLRDRFACAAALVLVLVALCALLGPWLAADLATRQNLRAPDRPPFSLDHGWAFVLGSDSLGRPVAARLLTAAGTTLAVAVPAVVCSLAVGSVWGMWAGYHGGWRENVSLRVADVILSFPSLLLAVVVLYVFSPSAASLVLVLAVARIPVYLRTARAEAAELRGRLFMDAARTFGTGGWAAIRRHVAPSVLPTLLTVAALDFCFVMLAESSLSFLGIGIQPPDVSWGLMVAQGRQELQSAWWIAFFPGLAIVVTTVSATVLASWARLTADPGQRWREALGRTAGRTTRRERERSAAGSGTRPADTAVLAVEDLSVDVHTPAGPVQVVRGVGFTVRQGETLALLGESGCGKSMTAHAVAGLLDPVAEVTGGQVRLDGVNLLGLGPRARRRLAGRHLAMVFQDALSALNPVLTVGTQLAEPFRIHEGMPRRAARARAVELMERVGIPEARSRADAYPHQFSGGMRQRLLIATAVALRPKVLIADEPTTALDVTVQAQIMDLLAELRGEQRTALVLITHDLGLAAEHADRVAVMYAGAVVETGPVAEVFGKPHHPYTRGLLESVPAEQHRGARLRSIPGGPPDPGAVPAGCAFRTRCPLARERCATHRPALTGTGAGRAAACHYGKELADA